TCATTTCGTGAGGATGCAGGTACCGCAGCGGCCATTAACCCCAAGACCGGAGAAATTTTGGCATTGGTCAACAGCCCGTCCTATGATCCCAATGCTTTCATCGTTGGATTATCGTCAGAGCAGTGGGATGAATGGAATCACAATCCGGATAAGCCGCTAATGAATCGTTTTACTAAGCTGTATGCTCCGGGCTCGGTATTTAAACCGATCACGGCTGCGGTTGGTCTGAAGCTTGGGGTCACTACCCCTGGAAAGGTCAGGGAGATCCACGGCTTGCGTTGGTCTAAAGACCCGAGCTGGGGAAATTATTACGTGACTCGCGTGAAGGAAGTTCCCGTCCTGAACCTGAGAGATGCTCTTTTGTATTCAGATAACATCTATCTGGCGCAGGAAGCATTGGAGATCGGTGCAGATGCTTTATTGAAGGAAGCTGTAAAGTTCGGCTTCGAAGAGGCATTGCCGCTTCAATTCCCTTTTCCGAAAGCAAGCTTGGCTAATAAGGGGATGAAAAACGAAATTCAGCTCGCCGATTCCGGATATGGTCAAGGGGAAGTGCTCATGAGTCCTTTACATTTGGCACTGGCTTATACTCCCTTCATTAATGGCGGGAAGCTAATTCAGCCTGTGCTAGATTCATCAGAGCAAGAGAAAGGGCCTAAGGAAACAAGAGAGGTGTTGGATTCGCACACTGCCCAGATCATCAAGGATATGCTCGTTGATGTGGTTCAGGATCCCAAAGGTAGCGGACATGGTGCTGATATTTCAGGTATTGAAATTGCAGGCAAGACGGGAACTGCCGAACTGAAAATCAGCAAAGCCGAAAAAGGACAGGAGAACGGCTGGTTCGTTGCGTTTGACACGACAGAGTCCAAGCTCCTGCTCGCGATGATGGTAGAGCATGTTGAAGGACGGGGAGGCAGCGGGTATGTCGTGAACAAAGTCGCGCCGATCTTGCGAAAATATTACGGGAAAAAATAGCTTGATAATAAGCTAACGAAAAGCTCTTGTTAAGCGAACTGGACGGTTGTAATATGGAATAAAAAATAGTCGGAGATGATCTTATGAGCAAGATTCAATTTGCAGTCCAAGTTCGATTGGTATCAGATCTTACCCGTTCCAAACAGTTCTATGAAGAAGTGCTGGGTTGTGAAGTGAATGACGTTTGGGCGGTAAGGGATGATTTTGCGCTCGGCTTCAAGCTGATCCAGGCGAAATCGAGTACAGATGTCACACCCAATCCAACAGGCAAGGACCAAGAGACACCATGGGATACATATGCATACGTGGATACTCACCACGAATTGGATGAATTGTATGAGGAACTGACTTCCAGAGGTGCCGAAGTGGTACAGGAGCCTGTATTAATGGAAGCAGCCTGGGGTGTGTGGAAGGATTTTGCGATTCAAGATCCGGACGGCTATGTGATTGCATTTGGCTCCGGGAAGAGAGACTAGGTGATGGAATGAGGAAAATCGACATGAAGCAGGTCCTTATTAGCAGCGACCCTTCCTTGTTGGATCTGGACGTCATTGTACATTTCTTGCGGCAAAGCTATTGGGCTAACGAGCGCTCCGACGAGAAAATCAAGAAATCGCTAGAAGGTTCTACATGTTTTGGAGCATATTTCGGCAACCAACAGATCGGCTTTGCTCGCGTGGTGACAGATGGCGCAACCGTCTATTGGTTGTGTGATGTGTTTGTGGAAGAGGCATATCGGGGGCAGGGTGTGGGGAAGAAATTAATCGAAACGATTACGACCCACGAGGATTACCGAAATTTGTTCGGTATATTATCTACGCGGGATGCCCATGGTCTATACGAACAATATGGTTTTGTCCGCGATCACGGAAAAACGTTGACTCGAATGCCGGACTTTCGTAGGAAAGACTAGTTTAATTTACTCGTATTCAGTGTTTACCTCGGTAAAATTCTATCAATCCTTCGGATATGAGGACGGTATCATAAAAGGGTTTTATAAAAGTTTGCCCTGTTAAGAAGGGGGATTCATCTTTGATTATATGGGTTAACGGCGCATTCGGTTCGGGTAAGACCCAGGCTGCGCATGAGCTTCAGCGAAGAATCCCGAACTCGTACGTGTACGATCCGGAGAATGCAGGTTACTTCATTCGCGATAATGTGCCGAGGGATGCCAAACGCGATGACTTCCAGCATTATCCGATGTGGAGGGAGTTTAATTACTCCATGTTTAAGTATTTGGACCAGGAATCGGATCAATTGATCATAACTCCGATGACGATAACGAACGCGGAATATTTCGATGAAATCGTTGGTAATTTGAGACGTGATGGCGTGGTCGTACAGCATTTTACATTGTGCGCCTCCAAGGAAGTACTCCTTAGACGACTGCGGAGCAGAGGGGAAGGTTCGAATTCATGGGCCG
Above is a window of Paenibacillus sp. FSL K6-1330 DNA encoding:
- a CDS encoding VOC family protein, coding for MSKIQFAVQVRLVSDLTRSKQFYEEVLGCEVNDVWAVRDDFALGFKLIQAKSSTDVTPNPTGKDQETPWDTYAYVDTHHELDELYEELTSRGAEVVQEPVLMEAAWGVWKDFAIQDPDGYVIAFGSGKRD
- a CDS encoding GNAT family N-acetyltransferase; its protein translation is MKQVLISSDPSLLDLDVIVHFLRQSYWANERSDEKIKKSLEGSTCFGAYFGNQQIGFARVVTDGATVYWLCDVFVEEAYRGQGVGKKLIETITTHEDYRNLFGILSTRDAHGLYEQYGFVRDHGKTLTRMPDFRRKD
- a CDS encoding AAA family ATPase, with product MIIWVNGAFGSGKTQAAHELQRRIPNSYVYDPENAGYFIRDNVPRDAKRDDFQHYPMWREFNYSMFKYLDQESDQLIITPMTITNAEYFDEIVGNLRRDGVVVQHFTLCASKEVLLRRLRSRGEGSNSWAAQQIDRCISGFSNELFQHHIDTDRLSIDQVVETIGALANVKLLPDHRSSAKKKLDRIKTKFAHIRFFG